A stretch of DNA from Tsuneonella amylolytica:
GCCCGTCCACGCGCAGCAGGTCTTGCCGCAGCCGGTCGATGACGGCGTGGAACTGGAAGACCCGACCGCCCCCATCGTGGGCGAACCGATCGTGGTAACCGGGTCTCGTATCGTGCGGCGCGATTACACCGCCGAAAGCCCCATCACGACGGTCGACGAGGAATTCATCCAGAATGCGGGGCCCGCGACGCTGGAACAATCCCTGAACGCGCTGCCGCAGTTTCAGGCGACTCAAGGGTCACAGACGAGCGCGATCGCTGGCGGTTCGGGCGGCCGTGCCAATGCCAACCTTCGTGGACTGGGTTCGGAAAGGACCCTGATCCTGTTCGACGGTCGCCGACTGCAGCCTTCGGACACGTCGGGCGCGATCGACCTGAATACCGTGCCTTCCGCACTGATCTCGTCGGTCGAGGTCATCACCGGGGGTGCGTCTGCCGTTTATGGATCGGATGCGATTGCCGGGGTGGTGAACTTCAAGTTCGACAACCGGTTCCGCGGCCTCGAACTGGAAGGAGACGTCGGCATTTCCGGGATGGGCGATGCGGCGACCTACAGCGCGGCTGCCACCTACGGAGGCAGCCTGGCCGACGATCGTGCGCGGGTTTTCGTTTCCGGATCCTATCTGGAACGGGACACCGCATCGCAGAATTCGCGCGCCTTCTTCGACAACCAGGACGGTACGTCGTCCCCGACCAGCGGGCTCATCATCCAGTCCGGCAGCAATCCGTTCGGTTTCGGCCGCGCATCCAGCGTTGCCGCTTTCCGCAATCTGTTCACGAATACCTACGGGACCGCGATCCCCGGCGTGTCCAGCAGCTACGCGGTGAACTCCGACGGCACGATCATCGGTCGCGACGGAGGGCTGAACCTGCGCGACACCGCGACGACCGGATACATCGTGGCGGACGGCGTCGTGCGGCAACGGTCGCTCAGCGATTCCACGGTCCAGTTGCCCATCAAGCGCTATACGGCTTTCGCGCGCGGCGAATTCGACGTGACCAGCACGATCACCGCTTACGCACAAGTGAACTACGCGACGTACAAGGCACGTCAGCAGTCGGCTTCCGGCGTGCTCCAGTCCGTCGTCGCCCCGATCCAGATCCCTGTATCGAACCCGTTCATCACCCCCGATCTGCGCATCCTGCTCAACGCGCGGCCCATCCCGACGGCACCGATTTCCTATTACTTCACCGGCACGCGGATCGGCAGGCTCGAGGTCGAGGAGGATTACGACGTCTATCAGGGATTGGTGGGCTTCCGCGGTTCCCTGGGCGATAACTTGCAGTTCGACCTTTACGCGACACACGGCCGGACGCGGAGCGATTCCACCACCTTCAACCAGATCAGCCGGTCCCGTTTCAACCAGGTCGTGTCCGCGCCCGACGGCGGGGCGAGCCTGTGCGCCGGTGGCTACGATCCGTTCGGTTTCGCGCGCGCCTCGCAGGCTTGTTCGGATTACCTGACCTTCGACACCGTCGACACGTCCATTTTCGAACAGACCGTGGTGCAGGGCAACCTGACGGGTTCGCTTTTCGCCCTGCCGGCCGGCACGGTGGGCTTCGCGGTCGGCGCCGAATACCGAAGGAACGCGTACGAGGCCAGGATCGACCCGCGTCGCAGCCCGACGCCGACGTCGGTCCCCGGGGTGACGACGTCTCCCGAGGCGCTCGGCACGTCGGGTGCCTTTTCGTCCGGCGGCGACGTCTCCGTGGCCGAAATCTACGGCGAATTGCTCGTGCCCATCTTCGACGGGTTCGAAGCCAACCTGGCTTACCGCTATTCCGATTACGACACGATCGGCGGCGTGCACACTTACAAGGCCGGTGCCAACTGGACGCCTCTCGACGGCTTCACGCTGCGCGGCGGGTATTCCCGCGCCATCCGCGCGCCTAGCCTGGGCAACCTTTACTCTCCGCGTGCCGGAGCGATCGGCATCATCGGGCGTGCGAGTGCCGGCGGAGGCGATCCGTGCGACGTGACGGGCGCGGCGCGGAGCGGCCAGGTCAGCGGAGTCGATCCCGCCCGGGTCCGCGCGTTGTGCATCGCCCAGGGGGTCCCCCTGGCCCTGGTGGACGGATACACGTACTCCGGTAGCGCAAATGCGGCGTTCCGCATCGGCAACCCCGATCTGCAGGAGGAGACGGCCGACAGTTACACCATCGGTGCCGTTCTGCAGCCCGCCTTCATGTCCGGCGTCTTCGACCAGTTTTCGAGCTCGATCGACTACTACAACATCAAGGTTGACGACGCGATCGGCTACCTGACCAGCCCGATCGCGCTCAACCAGTGCTTCAACTTCAGCGGACAGAACCCCAACTATGATCCCGGCAACGCCAATTGCCGGCTGATCACCCGCGACGCATCGGGCCTGCTTGCGGAGATCGCAGAACCGCTGTTCAACCTTGCGAGCTATCAAACGTCCGGCATCGACTTCCAGCTCGACGCGTCGATCCGACTGGGGCGCGGGGCGCGCGTATTCCTCAACAGTGCCGTGACATACGTGATCGACTACAAGATCCAGTCCACCGCAAGCGATCCGGTGTTCGATTATGCGGGAACGGTCGGAAACACGCAGATCGACGGGTTCTCATCGACCCATCCGGCGTGGAAGCATGTCACGACGCTGGGACTGGCGAGCGACACGGGATCGTTGTCGCTGAGGTGGCGGTACATCGGCGAACAGGAAAATTCGACGATCGTGACCGATCCCGCGACCACGGCCACAGGCGTCCCGGCGGTCAGTTATTTCGATCTGGTCGGTCGCCTGATCGTGGACGACAGCTTCGAATTTCGGGCCGGGGTGAACAACCTGTTCGACAAGCAGCCCCCCGAATTCGGCGGTCGCTCGGTTACGCCCACTTCGGCGTACGACGTTATCGGACGCCGTTTCTTCATCGGTGCCACCGCGCGGTTCTAAACGCTTCGCACGGTTCGAGATCGAAGCTAACAGGCAGGTGAAGCCGGCCCGCGCTTTCACGTGCGGGTCGGCCTGCCGCCCCCGCTTCCAGACACGACGGAACAGACATGCCGACCGCTTCCACCAACACGACCGGTCCGATGCAAGGCAGCGGAAAGAAAGTTCGCCAGACGCAAGCGGAACGAACGTCCACTTCGCGCCGACGCGCGATCGACGCGGCGATCGCCAATCTGGCAGAGGAAGGATATGCTGCCACCACGATGATGCGCGTCGCGCAGCGCGCGGGAATCAGTAGGGGCGGCATCCTGCATCATTTCGCCGGCAAGGCCGAACTGATGGAAGCGGTCGGATTTCGTGCTGTGGAACGGCTACAGGGAAAACGCGCCGAAGCTCTGCGTGGGACGAAGCCGGGCGTCGAACGGTTCCACGCGCTTACCAATGCATCGTGGGAGACGATCCGCGAACCCGAATCGATCGCCTTGCTGGAAATGCTGATCGGCTCTCGCGGCGATCCTCTGCTGGCGGAGATCATGCCGGGTTTCCTCGACCAGCTCGACCAGATCCATCTCGCGAAGACCAAGCTTATCGCGAAGGAAGCGGGTATCGAGAACGATGCCATGCTCAACACGATGAACAAGCTTCACATGGCGGCCATGCGAGGCTTGCTGCTCGAGTCCATCTTCGCGGGCTCCGCGGAAACCATCGCACAATCCGTACGACTGCTCGAATGGTACAAGGAAAAGCTGACCGAGCGTCTGATCGCCGAAAAGCACGAAACCTGATCGATCGTCGAGCGGCGATCCCCGCCGCCCTCATCCGGCAGCCGCGGCCGGAGGTTCGAACCGCATCAGATCGATGATGGGATCGACGGTGCTCATCCGGTCGAGATCGTCGCACAACCCGACCAATTGCTCCGCTTTCGCGACGCCCAGGATCGGGCGCATGAGTTCGAGCGCCTTGGTTTCGACTTCGTCCTTGCTCATGGGGTGCGTCGGAAAGCCGGGAACGTAGGCAACGTACCGCGACCGTTTCGACCCATCGTTCAATGTCAGCGTGACGCGCGCGCTCTCGGTGCGGTCCTCGCCCTCGCCGGTGTGCTGGGTCGGGTCTTCGACGACCCGTACCTTTTGTGCGAACGCCTGGGCGGCGCGGTCGCTCCTCATGCGTTCGAGCGACTGCGCGTCGACGAAATCGAGCCGCCCGTCGAGCATGATGATAGCTGCAAGATAGGGAATATTGAGCGCGGGCATGTTCGCCCGGCGAAAGGTTTCCGCCGCGCCGGGCATTTCTATGCGGATGGCTTGGACGCGGTCTGCGGCGATTGTTTTGCGCAGTTCCAGCAGGGCACGGACCGCGGGCTGCGTGGGGCCGCCCACGGGATAGCGCTTCATCGCCGCGAGCGACAGTTCGAAGGTTTCGCCCAGTCCTGCGATCAGGCTTTCCGGATCGGATCCTTCGCCCGTCAACGCCGGCCAGCGGAACCAGGCGTTTTGCGTATCGAGGCTGTCGGGAACCCCGGTAAAGCCCATTCCCGCCATGAGTGCTGCCTGCATGCCGTTGCGCGCACCCATTCCGGCAAAAACGAAGGCTTTCTCGACATGGCGCACGTCGAGCATCCATTGCCATGATCCGGATGCCTGCTGCGCGCAGTAGGCCAGCATGTGATTGCACTGGTCCCCATCCAGCCCGATCAGCGCAGCGCCGGTCGCGGCCGTCCCGAAGACCGGGCCGACTCCGTGGTTCGCGAGTCCGGCGAGCCACAGGTTGCGCGTGCCGATCGCCTTGGGGATGCGGCCCGCCAGTTCGTAACCGGCCACCACCGCGTTCACCAGTTCGTGTCCGGTACGGGCGTTGGAGCGCGCCAGTTCCAGCGCGGCGCTGACAATGGAAGGGCCCGGCTGCACGTAAGCCGAAGGAATGAAGTCGTTTATCTCTGCCGCGTGGGCGGTCATCGCGTTTGCGAATACCGCGTCGATCGGACTTGCCGTGTCCCGCGATCCGAAAATCGGGCTGCCCGCGCCGCCGCTCATCGTGCGTGCATACCGGCGTCCCAACCGTGCCGCTTCGAGCGGCTGGCAGGCCACGATCGACGCCAGCGTGTCGAGGATGTGCAGGCGCGCACGCTCGCGGATGGCGGCGGGCACCGATGCGGTACGCGCCCCGGCGAGATACCGGGTCAGGGCGGGCATGACAGCCACGAAGTCGGCATCGCCGGGGACGGGCGGCGCGGCGTCTGCGGTCGCTTCCCCATCCGTGCCATTCGCGCTGTCCGATCGCATCGCGCTTAACCGGCCACTGCCGAACAAGGCCGCTAAACCGGCACCCGCCAGTGCCGTACGCCGCGACGTGCGCAGCCCATCTTTCATGCTCGTCTCTCCCCGACTTTCGACGAAGCCTACCCGGGTGGTTGAAAAAAACAATCCTGATTGCTTGTAAGTTGCTTCGGTTCGGCGAACAGTGCATCCCGGCGTCACGGAGAGGATGGCGACCCCGCACGAAGGTCGCACCGATTCTCGTCAGGGAGAGGTAGACATGGCACCAACAGCCTTTTGCACGGCCCGCAGTTTTGCGCTGCCTTCTGCCGTGAAGCGAATAGACGGCGCAGGAAAGACCGGCAGGGGGCCCGGCATATTCCGCTCGCTCGCAGCATTGGTCGTGCCTGTATTGCTCGGCGCATGCAGTTCGGTCGCGCCTGTCGAGCAAAGCGTAGAATCCACGGCGTTATCGTCCGGACTCGCCACCAAAGATATGCCGAGTGAAGCGAACGCGCTGTACTCCGATCCCGACAAGTGGCTCTGTCTTCCCGGACGTAACGACACCTGCGATCAGGACCTGACGACCACCGTGGTCGCGGCGGACGGATCGATGGCGATCGAGACATCCACCCCGTCTGCCGAACCACCGGTCGATTGCTTCTACATCTACCCCACGCTTTCGCTCGACAATGCAGCCAACGCGGACTGGATCGCGGGACCGGAAGAAGGCCGCGTCGTTCACCAGCAGCTAGCGCGTTTTGCCGACGTCTGCCGCGTCTACGCGCCGAAGTACCGGCAAATCACCATGCTGGGCGCATCGGGCCGGTTGCCGCGCGAAACCATCGCAGCAGCGTATCGGACGGCGTATGGCGATGTCGCGGATGCCTGGGCGCATTATCTTGCGAATTACAATCAGGGGCGCGGCGTCATCCTGATCGGCCATTCGCAGGGTTCGCGCATGTTGACCGGCCTCATCAAGAACGAAATCGATGGCAAGCCGGCGCAGCAACGCATCGTTGCCGCCTATCTGAACGGAACGAGTGTCGTCGTGCCCGAAGGAAAGACAGTGGGGGGCGATTTCCAGTCCATGCCCCTATGCTCGCGCGCGAACCAATCCGGCTGCATCGTCGCCTATCGCAGTTTTCGCGACACCGTCGGCCCGGTCAACGACTACGCGGCAACCGCCACACCCGGAATGGCGATCGCCTGCGTGAATCCGGCGGCACCGGGCGGCGGCGAAGCGCCATTGCATTCCTACCTGACGACCCAGTCTATCATGGGTGGCCCGGTTCCGGAGTGGACCACGGACGGTCGCAAGGTTTCGACACCGTTCGCTTCGGTTCCGGGTTTGTTGACCGGCGAGTGCGTGTCCAATGACAAAGGGCAATATCTCACCATCCGGGTCAAGGCCGATCCGAACGATCCCAGAACCGACGACATCACGGGCGACATCTATACCGCTGGACAGATCAATCCCGCGATGGGCCTCCACCTGATCGACATGAATTTGGTGATGGGCAACTTGCTGGACCTTGCCCGCTCGCAAAGCACGGCCTGGCTGAATGCCAGGAAAGAACAGTAGGTTTACGACGGTCGGATCGAACTCTGCAGCGAAATACCCCGACACGACCGTGTTCGATCGAGGTCGATCTAGTAACCTGGTAATCGAGAGCAGGGGGAAGGGGTTTCCTGATTGGCAACGTCCGCCTTCGGGCGCTTGAAACCTAAATGCTGTACGGCTCGAATTGGGGTGCGCAGCGGTCATCGCGCCAGATCGAAGGAAATCTCCAATTGATCTGAGTGCCCCTCTTCCTCTCCTACGAGGCACCACCTCTTTCTTCGCTGACGCCCGCTCGCAACCTATTCCTCAACCACGCCGAGTCGCGGCAGCGGATAGACCAGCGTTCGGTCGGCGAACTTCGGCGACTGTTCGAAGAACGCGCGGAAGTGCCATGGCAGGACCAGCAGGTAGTCGGGCGATCGCGCCAGCAGATCGCGTTCCGAGACGATCGGGATATGCGAGCCGGGGGTGTAGGCGCCGAACTTGTCGGGGTTCACCTCGCCCACTGCGACGAGGTCGTCGGCGGTGAGGCCGCAGTATTGCAGCAGCACGTTGCCCTTGGTCGACGCGCCCAGCCCCGCGACAGTCTTGCCGGCCGCCTTCGCCCTGCAAACGAACCCGCGAATTTCCTCGCGCGCCTGTTTCACGCGCCGTTCGAAGGCGCGGAATGGCTCCAGAATATCGAGGCCCATGTCGGTCTCGCGCCGGAGAATCTCCTCGACCTGGGGCGTCCGCGCGCGCGTTCCGCCGGACTTGCGGACGGTCACCGAGAAGCTGCCGCCGTTGACGTCGTTGAATTCGACGTCCTCGATGGCGAGGCCGACGCGGTCCGCCATCCACTGGATCTGTTTCAGCGCGTAGAATTCCAGATGCTCGTGGCAGACGGTGTCGAACGAGTTGGTTTCCAGCATCGCAGGCATGTAGCTCTGTTCGAACACCCAGATGCCGTCGTCGGCGAGGATGCCGGCGACCTGTTCCATGAAATCCATCGGCGCTTCGAGGTCGTAAAACATCGAGAACGACGTCACGACTTTCGCCTTGCGGTCGCCGAATCTGTCGCGGACGAGGTCGGCCGAGAAGAAGTCCGGAATCAGCGTGATATGGTCGGGGTAGTATTCGCGGAACTTGGTTCCGGTCGGGTCGACGCCGACGAGTTGCAACCCTTCCTGCGTATAGGCCTTCAAGGTGGTGGCATCGTTGCTGCCGATGTCGATCACGAGGTCGCCTGCGACGAGGTCGACGAGCCCCGAAATCCGTTCGACCTTGCGATGGAGGTGGGCCACCATGCTGGCGTTGAGGCCCGAACGGTAACCGTAATTCTCGCCATACATCTCGTCGATGTCGTAGCTGTGCTCCAGCTGGAGCAGGCCGCACGCCTGGTCGTAGTCTCCTACGCATTTCACGAGCCGCAGCGGACCTTCCCCGACCGGTTCGTCCGGGGACTTCGGAAATACGCCGGTCAGCGCCTGCACGCCCAGGTCGAGGACCGGTTCGAGGCTGGAATTGCCGCAGATCCGGCAGGACGAAATCGGGGTCGGCATGGTTACCTCGGATTGTTCGCGGGGTGTTGAAGGATGTCCAGTTCCGCATCGACCATCGAGCGGATCAGGGTGGGAAAGTCCATCTGCGGCGCCCAACCGAGCACGCGCTGCGCCTTCGACGCATCGCCGACGAGAGGGACGGCCTCGGCCGGGCGGTAGTCGGCATCCGACGTGCGGACGTGGTCGCGGTAGTCGAGGCCGACCTGCGCGAAGGCGACCTCGCACACGTCGCGCACGCTGTGGGACTCGCCCGACGCGAACACGTAGTCGCCGGGCGCATCGGCCTGCAGCGCCAGCATCATGCCGCGCATGCTGTCGCCCGCGAAGCTCCAATCGCGCTGCGCGTCGAGGTTGCCGAGAGACAGTTCGCTCTCGAAGCCGCGACCGATGCGCGCCGCCGCGCGAGCGATCTTGCCGGTCACGAAGCCGGGCCCGCGCCGCGGG
This window harbors:
- a CDS encoding TetR/AcrR family transcriptional regulator, with the translated sequence MPTASTNTTGPMQGSGKKVRQTQAERTSTSRRRAIDAAIANLAEEGYAATTMMRVAQRAGISRGGILHHFAGKAELMEAVGFRAVERLQGKRAEALRGTKPGVERFHALTNASWETIREPESIALLEMLIGSRGDPLLAEIMPGFLDQLDQIHLAKTKLIAKEAGIENDAMLNTMNKLHMAAMRGLLLESIFAGSAETIAQSVRLLEWYKEKLTERLIAEKHET
- a CDS encoding DUF3089 domain-containing protein encodes the protein MAPTAFCTARSFALPSAVKRIDGAGKTGRGPGIFRSLAALVVPVLLGACSSVAPVEQSVESTALSSGLATKDMPSEANALYSDPDKWLCLPGRNDTCDQDLTTTVVAADGSMAIETSTPSAEPPVDCFYIYPTLSLDNAANADWIAGPEEGRVVHQQLARFADVCRVYAPKYRQITMLGASGRLPRETIAAAYRTAYGDVADAWAHYLANYNQGRGVILIGHSQGSRMLTGLIKNEIDGKPAQQRIVAAYLNGTSVVVPEGKTVGGDFQSMPLCSRANQSGCIVAYRSFRDTVGPVNDYAATATPGMAIACVNPAAPGGGEAPLHSYLTTQSIMGGPVPEWTTDGRKVSTPFASVPGLLTGECVSNDKGQYLTIRVKADPNDPRTDDITGDIYTAGQINPAMGLHLIDMNLVMGNLLDLARSQSTAWLNARKEQ
- a CDS encoding MmgE/PrpD family protein, giving the protein MRSDSANGTDGEATADAAPPVPGDADFVAVMPALTRYLAGARTASVPAAIRERARLHILDTLASIVACQPLEAARLGRRYARTMSGGAGSPIFGSRDTASPIDAVFANAMTAHAAEINDFIPSAYVQPGPSIVSAALELARSNARTGHELVNAVVAGYELAGRIPKAIGTRNLWLAGLANHGVGPVFGTAATGAALIGLDGDQCNHMLAYCAQQASGSWQWMLDVRHVEKAFVFAGMGARNGMQAALMAGMGFTGVPDSLDTQNAWFRWPALTGEGSDPESLIAGLGETFELSLAAMKRYPVGGPTQPAVRALLELRKTIAADRVQAIRIEMPGAAETFRRANMPALNIPYLAAIIMLDGRLDFVDAQSLERMRSDRAAQAFAQKVRVVEDPTQHTGEGEDRTESARVTLTLNDGSKRSRYVAYVPGFPTHPMSKDEVETKALELMRPILGVAKAEQLVGLCDDLDRMSTVDPIIDLMRFEPPAAAAG
- a CDS encoding class I SAM-dependent methyltransferase; this translates as MPTPISSCRICGNSSLEPVLDLGVQALTGVFPKSPDEPVGEGPLRLVKCVGDYDQACGLLQLEHSYDIDEMYGENYGYRSGLNASMVAHLHRKVERISGLVDLVAGDLVIDIGSNDATTLKAYTQEGLQLVGVDPTGTKFREYYPDHITLIPDFFSADLVRDRFGDRKAKVVTSFSMFYDLEAPMDFMEQVAGILADDGIWVFEQSYMPAMLETNSFDTVCHEHLEFYALKQIQWMADRVGLAIEDVEFNDVNGGSFSVTVRKSGGTRARTPQVEEILRRETDMGLDILEPFRAFERRVKQAREEIRGFVCRAKAAGKTVAGLGASTKGNVLLQYCGLTADDLVAVGEVNPDKFGAYTPGSHIPIVSERDLLARSPDYLLVLPWHFRAFFEQSPKFADRTLVYPLPRLGVVEE
- a CDS encoding TonB-dependent receptor domain-containing protein, whose protein sequence is MRTTRWVALSGVSLALLAMPVHAQQVLPQPVDDGVELEDPTAPIVGEPIVVTGSRIVRRDYTAESPITTVDEEFIQNAGPATLEQSLNALPQFQATQGSQTSAIAGGSGGRANANLRGLGSERTLILFDGRRLQPSDTSGAIDLNTVPSALISSVEVITGGASAVYGSDAIAGVVNFKFDNRFRGLELEGDVGISGMGDAATYSAAATYGGSLADDRARVFVSGSYLERDTASQNSRAFFDNQDGTSSPTSGLIIQSGSNPFGFGRASSVAAFRNLFTNTYGTAIPGVSSSYAVNSDGTIIGRDGGLNLRDTATTGYIVADGVVRQRSLSDSTVQLPIKRYTAFARGEFDVTSTITAYAQVNYATYKARQQSASGVLQSVVAPIQIPVSNPFITPDLRILLNARPIPTAPISYYFTGTRIGRLEVEEDYDVYQGLVGFRGSLGDNLQFDLYATHGRTRSDSTTFNQISRSRFNQVVSAPDGGASLCAGGYDPFGFARASQACSDYLTFDTVDTSIFEQTVVQGNLTGSLFALPAGTVGFAVGAEYRRNAYEARIDPRRSPTPTSVPGVTTSPEALGTSGAFSSGGDVSVAEIYGELLVPIFDGFEANLAYRYSDYDTIGGVHTYKAGANWTPLDGFTLRGGYSRAIRAPSLGNLYSPRAGAIGIIGRASAGGGDPCDVTGAARSGQVSGVDPARVRALCIAQGVPLALVDGYTYSGSANAAFRIGNPDLQEETADSYTIGAVLQPAFMSGVFDQFSSSIDYYNIKVDDAIGYLTSPIALNQCFNFSGQNPNYDPGNANCRLITRDASGLLAEIAEPLFNLASYQTSGIDFQLDASIRLGRGARVFLNSAVTYVIDYKIQSTASDPVFDYAGTVGNTQIDGFSSTHPAWKHVTTLGLASDTGSLSLRWRYIGEQENSTIVTDPATTATGVPAVSYFDLVGRLIVDDSFEFRAGVNNLFDKQPPEFGGRSVTPTSAYDVIGRRFFIGATARF